CAGCGTAAGCCACCCGTTCAAAACTGCGTGGGGCCATCTGGCTGAGGGCAAAAGCTGGCTGCATCAGACGCTCAGAGATGGCAGAAACCTCCCGCACATCGTCCAGGGCATAGTGCCTGACCTGCTCCGGGTCAGAGAGGTAGGTCTGGTAAATCTTTTCTCCGGCAATGTAAACCCGTTCAGGAGAAGCCACCCCGAAGTATTTCGCCACATCTTTCAGGCGCTGGCTGGCCATGTCGCGGGTGACAAACTGGTGCCTGCGCACGGCGTCCAGGGTGTCGATCATCTCACGGCCCGCCACGCTGTAGCGGGTGAAATCCTGGTAGCGGATGGCCACCACTTCCAGAGGTCCAGGGTCCCGGCCCCACAGGAGTTTCAGGCCCAGTTGCTCTGCACGACGCATCAGGAAGGGCAAATCAAAACCCATCAGGTTGTGGTTCTCTATGACATCTGGATTGCGCTGCTGGATCAGTCGGGTGAGGGATTCCAGCAGCGCTTTTTCGCTTTTGTCTTCCAGAACCACTTCCAGACCCTGATTGTCTTTCACGGAGATCAGGAAGATGTGCCCATCTTCAGGGCTCAGGCTGGTGGTTTCCAGGTCGATTTGCATGCGGTGCAAATCCTCATAACGCAACCCCTTGAAGTAGGTCCGACCTGTGAGCATCAGGTACTGTTCCAGTGGGGCCATGGTGTAGCACTCCCACAGGTCGGACAGGTGGCTGACCTTTTTGCCCAGACGCCTGGAAGCCCCCTGCAGGAGGGCATTTCGCAGAATGCGACCATCTGTGCATTGCAACAGGAAACGCGAACTTCCTGGACCTCCTGGCAGCTCAAGGTAAGTGATCTGGCCTTCCAGACGTTCTTCACTAGCTTTTGCAAAAGGCATCCCGGAAAGCTTGAGGTCGGTGAGGTGGTCTGCATAAACCCAGGGCGTGAAGGTTTCCTTTTCCAGCAGCAATCCCTGCGCCGTCCTGCGCCACACCAGGGCCTGACCCCGCCAGTCTGCCCACACCCCCACAATGCCAGGGGTGGGATCTGCACCGTACAGCCAGGCAGGATCGGAAATCGTCTGCATCAAGAACAGTTTATCATGGTTCTGCTGGGTTCATAATACGCAAAACAGCCAGCTGGCGGCATAAAAACAGAATCCCTGTCCATTTTGGAGGTTCCAACGAACCCGTCAGCACTGCAAGCATGTCTTCTGCTCTGCTTGGTTTTCTGATGCATGAAAACAAAAAGCGGGGAGCATCCCCGCTTTTTGTTTTTTACCTTTCAGAACAACTTTCGCTTCTGGAAACCCAGATGTGCTGCACCGTAAACCAGACCCAGCATCAGGAAGGACCACAACGCTTTCATGTCGCCTGTGATGGTGTAATTCAGGTGCTTGCTCAGAACAAGGTTCTGGGCTTCTGTGGTGGTCATGAACGCATGCATGTCATGGGCAGGCAAAGCCAGACGCATGTAATACACCGGATTGACCTCAAACATGTCTGAGTTGTGAAACACCAGCATCACCAGCAGGAAAACAAAGAGTACGGCTGGAGCAGCCATGACCACTGGAATGCGAAACAGGTGCAGCACTCCCAGGGTCAGCACACCCCAGAACAGGGCAATGGCCCAGAGCATGAACATGTTTTTCAGTGGAGCCAGACCCCAGGCAAAAGAGATTCCACCTTGCAAAGCAGCCCAGAGGGTTCCCAGTGCAGCAAACCCTCCCAGAACCAGGGCCATGGTTTTCACCTGTCGAAAGAGCACCAGATTGCGGGAAATGGGCTGTATCAGGTGAAACCGCAGTTGTGAGGTGCTGGCACTGAGCGCTGCAGCCATCAAAACAGCCAGGGCATTCAAAAACACAGGTCCTGCAAAAAGAAACCAGGAGGTGTGCAGCGGAATCAGCAGGGTTCCATATTCATTTCTGCCGTAGTGGATGAAATGAACATGTTCATTTCGCCAGTCGCTCCCAAATCCAATCAGAAACATCAAAACAAAAAATGCTGTGGCCACCTGCAGCAGACGCAAGATGGGTTTCAATTCATGCCGTTTCACAGTTGACCTCCCATGGCTTCGGTGTAAATCTGTTCCAGCATGAAGGGCTGGATGTGCAGGTTCAGGACAGGAAATTCCTGCTCGATCATCTGGGCAAGCAGGGCCACTTCACCCCTGACATGCAGGGTCAGGCTGCGCCCACGTGCACCCAGCTTGTAGACCCCTGGCAGATTGCGCAGTCGGGCCAACTGGTGGTCGTTCAATTCCTGCTCGAAATTCACGTGCACCAGATTGCGGTGCTGCCTGAGGTCTTCCATTTCGGCGTTCAGCAGCAGGGTGCCGCGTTTCATGATCACCAGACGGTCTGCCAGGGTCTCGATTTCTGAGAGCACATGGGTGGACATCAGGACCGTGCCTCCGGTGGCCACAAAATCCACCATCAGGGACAGGAACCTGGAGCGGTTTTCCGGGTCCAGACCATTGGTGGGCTCATCCAGAAGCAGAAGTTCAGGTTGTGATCCGAAAGCATATGCGGTTCTGAGGGCCATTTTCTGGCCTTTGGAGAGCTTGCGGGCCTGCTGGTTGAGGGGAATCTGCAGGTGTTTTGCCACCTCCAGGGCTCTCCCCTGGTTCCAGTTGGGTTGCAAATCCTGGCCGTACTCGAAGTGCTCCAGCACCGTAAAACTTTCCAGCAGTCCGATGCTGTCGCTGACCAGTGCGGTTCTGGCCCTGGCCTGCACCCCATCTGTGAACACATCATGTCCGAAGACCTGGGCTGTGCCTGTGGTGGGCTGGATCAGGCCCATCAGGGTGTGCATCAGGGTGCTTTTGCCTGCTCCATTGGGACCCAGCAACACGGTGGTCTGTCCGGGCTGCAAATCCAGCCAGAGGTCTTCCAGAATGTTGTGTTTGCGCTCCTGAACCGTCAGGCCCTGGATGCTGAGGGGAAGGTGGTGTTCTGCCTGCAAAGCAGCAGAAGACAGGTATGCGTGGGTCATGCGTCCTCCGGTCCATAAGTGTCGTGCAGCAGGTCTTGCAGGGCAGCACGTTTCATGCCAATGCCCCTCAGCCTGAGGGTGGCGTCTTTGAAGTTCTGGATGGCACTGTTCAGTTGCAGGTCCTGCTGAACCATGCCTCCGGCGGTGATCACGGTGCCCACTCCGGGCCTGGATTCAATGAGGCCTTCACGCTGCAGTTCGCTGTAAGCTTTCATCACGGTGTTGGGGGCAATGCGGTGTTCGGTGGCCAGTTGCCTGACGGTGGGGAGGGTGTCTCCCTGCCGGAGCACCCCATGTTCAATCTGGTCCTTGATGGTGCTGAGGATCTGCAGGTAAATGGGGATGCCGCTGTGGGGGTCCACTCTGAGTTGCAACATGAATCGGGACAGCACCTCCTGGATTGCTTGTATCATTGTATCATAACTATAACACAATGATACAAATGGGCAAAGCAGCCGTCAGCGGTCAGGATTCAGCAATCAGCAAATGGGAGGTTTGCTGCGGATCAAACCCTGTTGCACCCCTTCAGAGACACAGACCTGCTGGATCTCAAACCCTTTCATCCACAACTCAACCTTCCTGCAAATAAGCCAGCAGATCTGGCCTCACCTGATCAATGCTCTGGCATTCTGCGTGCAACTGGGTTTTCAGCCAGGTGAGTTGCCGTTTGGCGTACTGCCTGGTGGCCAGGGTGATTTTTTCGATCATGGCGGCTTCGCTGTGACCTTCAGAAAGACCTTCCAGCACTTCCTTGTATCCAATGGCCTGCAAAGCAGTGGGTCTGCGACCCGTATCTTCGGAAAGCACATCCAGCAGGCTTTTCACCTCATGCACCAGACCTGCTGCAAACATCTGCTGCACCCGAAGGGCAATGCGTTTTTCAAGGTCAGGGAAAACTGGAGACAGGCCAAAAAGCCGGTACTGAAACCGGGGTGTGGTGTAACCAAAATCCCCCGGAAATTTTCCAGTTCTGCGCTGCACCTCCAGTGCCCGGATCACCCTTCTGGGGTTGCGCTGCATGCGCTGGGCTTCTGCTGGATTCACCGCTGAGATTTCTGCCAGGAGCGCGTCCAGACCCCGATGTTCCAGTTCATGCCAGATCTGCTGCTGTAGGGCTTCATCTGCTCTGGGTGTAAGGGGCAGGCCCTGCTGCAGGGCTTTCACATAAAAACCGGTTCCTCCCACCACCAGAGGAATGCGGTTTCTGGCCTGAATGTCTGCAATGGCCTGTTCTGCATCCTGCACGAACCGGGCCACATCGTATTCCTGCTGCGGGTCCACAATGTCAATCAGATGGTGAGGCACCGCCTGCAACTCTGCCTGTGTGGGTTTGGCCGTGCCGATGTCCAGACTCCGGTACACCAGCATGGCGTCTGCAGACACAATTTCGATGGGAAACATGCGGGCCATTTCCAGGGCCAGAGCGGTCTTTCCACTGGCGGTGGGACCGAGCAGGACGGGGATGGGCTTCATGAGGTCTCAGTCTAGAGAAAGGACAGGCAAGGTGCAAGGGCACAGAAGAACAGGGCAACTGTGACCTACACACTCTTTTCACTCCTTGCCAAAATCACGTTAGAATACCCCTATGGATGAACTGGTGCTCAAGCGACTGGGTTCGCTGATGAAGTTGCGTGAAGACATTGAGGTCCTGTCTGGAACAGGCCGCTGGACACCGTCCTCAGATTGGCTGGAAACCGATTCTCATGTGATTCTGGTGATGGATTTGCCGGGCATTGATCCCGAATCCCTGGAAATTCAGGAAGATGCTGAGATCCTGACCGTGGCTGGAAAACGGGAAGACCTTGAAGTTCCGGGCACCGTGATCCATCATGAAAGGCCCGGAACGGATTTTGTGCGGGAGTTCCAGATGCCCCGCGACACCATGCCCGGCTCTGCACAGGCCAGACTGCGCAACGGTGTATTGGTGATTTCTTTTGAGAAAAGCACCAAGGTGATCAACGCAGAATAATGCAAAACCAGACTGCACACCCAGGAATTTCAGGGAGGCCGCACAGCCTCTCTTTAAATTTATAAGAATTCTTTATATCATTTAAGCATGGCACTCACCGAGCGGGAACAACAGCTCCTCTCTTTACTCACCGACAATCCCCTGCTCTCTCCCAAAGAGCTTGCCGAACGCCTGAAAACCACCCCCAGCGCCATTGCCGTGCACCTCTCCAACCTCACCAAAAAAGGGGTGATTCTGGGACGCGGCTACATCGTGCGCCAGGAAAGCAGCGTGCTGGTGATTGGCGGGGCCAACCTGGACTTCAAGGCCAGAAGCCTGAACAGTCCAGTGATGGGAAGTTCCAACCCTGGACAGACCACCTCCACCTTCGGAGGGGTGGGGCGCAACATTGCGGAGAACCTGGCAAGGCTTGGCGTGCAGGTCAGCCTGATCACCATGCTGGGCCGTGATCCCAGCGGAGAACGCCTGAAAATGCACACCCAGAGTGCTGGCGTGGACTTGCGCCTGTGCTTTTCTTCGGACACCCCCACGGGAACCTACAACGCTGCCCTCAACCCGGATGGCAGTTTGCTCATTGCCATCAGTGACATGAGCATCATGCAGGAGCTCTCTCCTGATGTGCTCCGGCAAAGAGAGCAGCACATCAAGAATGCGCCATATCTGGTGCTGGACGCCAACCTGCGCATGGACACCCTGGAATATGCCCTGAAAACCGCCAGAGGCAAAGTGGTGCTGGAACCCGTCAGCGTCAGCAAATCCCTGCCCTTAAAAGGCATTCTGGGGAATGCTCCCCTGTTTGCCCTCACGCCCAACCTGGATGAACTGGAAGCCCTGACCGGAACCCGCGACCTCAAACTGGCCTGCAAAACCCTGCACAGCCTGAATGTGGAACACGTGGTGGTCACACTGGGAGAAGAAGGGGTGTATGTCTCTGGACCCAGAAGCAAATTGCAACTGAAAGCCATCCCAGCAAAAGTGCAGGATGTCACCGGAGCCGGAGACGCATTCCTATCGGGGATGCTGTATGCCCTCAGCCACAACGAGGACCTGAAAGCCGCCTGTGAATACGGTCAGGCCGCTGCTGTGCTGACCCTGGAAAGCCCCAGCACCGTCAATCCCGAACTGAGCGTCAGTTCTCTAGAAAGCAGGAAAAATGATCACCTTAAACCCTGAAGTCCATGAAGCCCTGCAAAACGGCCAGCCTGTGGTCGCCCTGGAATCCACCATCATCTCTCACGGGATGCCTTACCCTCAGAATGTGCAGACCGCACGGGAAGTGGAAGCCATCATTCGGGACCAGGGGGCCATTCCTGCCACCATTGCCATTCTGAACGGCGACATCAAGGTGGGCCTGTCAGACGAGGAACTGGAACTGCTGGGCTCCAGCAAGGATGTGATGAAGGTTTCCATCCGGGATCTGCCTTTTGTGACCGCCATGAAACGCCACGGGGCCACCACCGTTGCCAGCACCATGCGCATTGCCCACCAGGCCGGAATCCGGGTGTTTGTGACCGGAGGACTGGGCGGCGTGCACAGGGGCGCAGAAACCACCTTCGATGTCTCTGCGGACCTCACCGAATTCACCCTCAGCGATGTGACTGTGATCAGTGCTGGCGTGAAATCCATTCTGGACATTGGGCTGACCCTGGAAAAACTGGAAACCCTGGGGGTGCCGGTGATTGGATACGGCACATCAGACTTCCCGGCCTTCTATTCCAGAATCTCCGGGTTCAAGGTGCCCCTGCAACTGGACAGCCCATCAGACATTGCAAACGTTATGAAACACAAGTGGGATCTGGGCCTGACTGGAGGCATCAGTGTTGCAAATCCCATCCCCCTGGAAGATGAAATTCCTGCCAGCCGCATTGATCCCCACATTGAGCAGGCCCTTTCCGAAGCTGCAGAAAAAGGCATCAAAGGCAAAGACGTTACCCCCTTTCTGCTGGCCAAAATCAGCGAGATCACCAGCGGCCAGAGCCTGAAATCCAACATCGCACTGGTCAAAAACAATGCGCTGCTGGGGGCACAGATTGCAGTGGCTTACGCAAAGTTGCACTGAAAGCTCTTGAAAAGAAAGCCTTCTGACCAGAAGGCTTTCTTTTTGTTGAATCAATCGCTGGTTGAATCAATCGCTGGCCGTCTGGGGAAGGGGTTCAAAAGATGCAATTTCGAAATGGGTCTGTCTGTGCATCAACTGTTCCAGTTCAAAGACAGGCAGGGGCTTGCTGAAGTAGAACCCCTGCACCTCGTCACAGTTGTGCTGCATCAGAAAGTTCAGTTGCTCGATGGTCTCCACCCCTTCTGCCACGGTTTTGAGGTTCATGCTGCGGGCCAGGGCAATGATCGCACGGGTGAGCACAGCATCCTCCCGCACATGGTGCACCGATTGCACAAAAGAGCGGTCAATCTTGACGGTGTTGACCGGGAAACGCTTGAGGTAACTCAGGCTGGAATATCCGGTTCCGAAGTCATCCACCGACAGTTGCACGCCCAGATCCCTGAGGGATTGCAGCACCTGGATGATGTACTCGGTGTTTTCCATCACCAGGCTTTCGGTGAATTCCAGGTCCAGCAGGTGGGCAGGAAGGCCGGTCTCCTGCAAGACCGATTGCACCAGTTGCACCACATTTTGCTTCTTGAACTGCAAGGCAGACAGGTTCACGGACATCTTGAGCGGCGGGAAACCCCAGGCTTGCCACTTCTGGCTCTGGGCACAGGCTTCCCTGAGCACCCACGCTCCGATGGGCACAATCAGGCCGGTTTCTTCGGCCAGAGGGATGAATTTTGCAGGTGAGACCATGCCCAATTGGGGATGCTGCCAGCGCAGCAGGGCTTCCACCCCCACCACCTGTCCGGTGCTCACGTTCACCTGGGGCTGGTAGAACAGCACCAGTTCATTGCGGGCCACCGCCTGCCTGAGGTCATGCTCCAGCCGCAGTTTTTCCAGGGACACCTGGTTCATTTCTGCGGTGTAGAACCCGAAGGTGTTGCGGCCCTGCGCTTTGGCCCTGGACACTGCTGTGTCGGCATTTTTCAGCAGGGTTTTCACATCGTCGCCATCTCTGGGGAACATGCTGATCCCGATGCTGCCCAGCAGGGCAAATTCATAGTCTTCCACCCGGTAAGGGCTGGCCAGCACATCCAGAATCTTCTGGGCCATCTCTCCGGCGTGGTCCCAGGAGGGCACCTCTGGCAGCAGCAGCATGAATTCATCTCCACCCTGACGGGCCACCGTGGCATCCTGACCCAGGGTTTGCTTCAGGCGGGCAGCCACTTCACAGAGGATCAAATCTCCGGTGGCATGCCCAAAACTTTCATTGATCTGCTTGAAGTGGTCCAGATTGAGGAACAGCACCGACAGCATTCCACCCCTGTGCTGTTGCAGGGCCAGGGCCTGTGAAGTGCGGTCTTCAAACAGGGCACGGTTGGGAAGCCCGGTCAGAACATCGTGGTGCACCAGATGCAGCAGGCTCTGCTCAAATTCCTTCTTCTCGGTGATGTCGGAAAAGCTGCCCACAAAGCCGATCATGGCACCCCGGTGGTCGGTCAGCACCGTCACGCTCAACAAGACGGGGTACACATGGCCATTTTTGCGCCGGAAGAACACCTCTCCTTTCCAGCGGCCCGTGGCCATGAGTTCCTGCATCAGTTGCTGGTACACCTCGTTCTCGTAGGCCCTCTGGGCCAGCATCAGGACCGGCTGGCCCTGCACATCTGCACCTTCATATCCAGTGATCTGTTGAAAAGCAGCATTCACCCCGGTGATGCCCTGCTTGCGGTCCGCAATGAAAAACGCTTCTCCAGAAGTGGAAAACACCGATGAGATCAGGCGGGCGTTGGCCTCAAGGCCCTGCCTGCGCCTGAGGGTGCCCAGAACAACCCGCACCCCCACCCCGCTGAACACCACCATGATCAGGGCCAGCAAAAGCACCAGATTGCGCCTGTGTTCCAGATGCTGTACACGCTGGTCCAGCAGATGCTGGAGTTGCAGGGCCATGTGGTGCTCCAGTTGAAACTGGGCATCAAGGGCCGTTTTTTCCATCTGGTACAGCTCCTGGCTTCGCAGGTTGAAATCAGACTTGCTGAGCAGGTTGTCCTGAACTTTTTCCTGCAGCAGAACCTGGATTTTCTGGTTTTGCTGAATCAGGATCCGCAGGGCATCTCCCAGTTGGGGACGGGCCAGCAGGGCATTGTCCAGGCTGCGCCACAGGTGGATGTACGAGTCATCCACCAGTTGCAGTCGGGCATTCAGGTGGCTCTCTTCCGAAGAGAGGATGTGCTTGCTCGCCGTGACCTGCATGGCCCTTTCAACCACTTCCGCACGCTGATGGGCCAGTGCAGGCAGCACATTGATCAGGCCATTCATCAGGTAGTAAGAGTCCAGTTCGGGGTCCAGAATCAGGTTGGAGGTGTCCCCCACCCGGGAAATCAGGCCTGTGAGTTCCTGCACCAGCACATTCTGGGCCGTGTACCTCAGCAGCAAAGAACCCTCGGACTGGTTTTGCGTGTTCTGCCAGACGCTGTTGAATCCTTCCCAGGCCACGGTGCTGCGCAATTGCTGACCCAGTTGCAGGTTGACGCTGGACAGGGCCTGAACGCTGTGTTGCAATTCGGTTTCCAGAACAGGATCTTGCAAGGTGGTGTTTTCTGCCAGGTTGTAGGCCATCAAGAGCCGCTGCCGGATCAGGGCTTCGAGCACCCTGGATGCCCCCTGGTCATAGGTGAGGCCTGCAGTTTCCTGTCTGGAAAAAGCAATCCGGCCATTGATTTCTGAAAGGAAAAACACCAGAATGACCGCCAGTGGAAGCAGAAAAGCAAAAAGCAAACCCAGCACAGCAGAGGTGGTCTGCTGGATGCCCGGAAAGGGAAATTTTTTCAAGTCTGCCTCCCTTTACCAGCAGAGTGGTCAAAACAGCCTGTCTGCAGCAGGAAACATGTTTGGGGGATCCAAAAAGGCAAGTTCAAAAGAAACTCCTGACCTGAAGCACCTGCCCGGAGCTTCCAGGGTCTCGTGCTCATAAGCCAGTCTAGCGAAACCGTTCACACAAGAATCTGAACCCCTCAATGCATTCTTGATAAAGAATTTTAATCTTTAACAAAGGTTCTCCTGCCCCTTTATTGTTTTCCCTGAACACAAAGCTCTGAAATTGTGAGCGCTTACGGAAAGTTTGCAAGACGACCAAAAAACCGTCCTTTGCAGGACGGCTTTTTCAGGCATCTTGATGAACTCAGTGGGCAGCCACAGGAGCAGAAAGCGCCTGATGGGCCTGCTGCAACAGCTCCTCGGTGGTTTCCCAGCTCACACAGGCATCGGTGACACTGACCCCATATTTGAGCTGGCTGAGGTCTTCGGGGATCTTCTGGGCTCCTTCGTTGAGGTGACTTTCCAGCATCACACCCACCAGATCGCGGTCTCCGGCCAGACGCTGCTCGACCACTTCACCCCAGGCGATGCTCTGCTTGCGGTAATCCTTGTTGGAGTTGGCATGGGAGCAGTCCACAATGATGGCAGGATTGAGCCCGGCTTCCCGCACTTCACGGGCAGCTTCCTGCACATGCTGGGCAGAGTAGTTGGGACCATTGCGGCCACCACGCAAAATCACGTGGCCGTAAGGGTTGCCTTCGGTGCCGATCATGGCCGCCTGGCC
This window of the Deinococcus roseus genome carries:
- a CDS encoding pseudouridine-5'-phosphate glycosidase; the encoded protein is MITLNPEVHEALQNGQPVVALESTIISHGMPYPQNVQTAREVEAIIRDQGAIPATIAILNGDIKVGLSDEELELLGSSKDVMKVSIRDLPFVTAMKRHGATTVASTMRIAHQAGIRVFVTGGLGGVHRGAETTFDVSADLTEFTLSDVTVISAGVKSILDIGLTLEKLETLGVPVIGYGTSDFPAFYSRISGFKVPLQLDSPSDIANVMKHKWDLGLTGGISVANPIPLEDEIPASRIDPHIEQALSEAAEKGIKGKDVTPFLLAKISEITSGQSLKSNIALVKNNALLGAQIAVAYAKLH
- a CDS encoding ABC transporter ATP-binding protein codes for the protein MTHAYLSSAALQAEHHLPLSIQGLTVQERKHNILEDLWLDLQPGQTTVLLGPNGAGKSTLMHTLMGLIQPTTGTAQVFGHDVFTDGVQARARTALVSDSIGLLESFTVLEHFEYGQDLQPNWNQGRALEVAKHLQIPLNQQARKLSKGQKMALRTAYAFGSQPELLLLDEPTNGLDPENRSRFLSLMVDFVATGGTVLMSTHVLSEIETLADRLVIMKRGTLLLNAEMEDLRQHRNLVHVNFEQELNDHQLARLRNLPGVYKLGARGRSLTLHVRGEVALLAQMIEQEFPVLNLHIQPFMLEQIYTEAMGGQL
- a CDS encoding putative bifunctional diguanylate cyclase/phosphodiesterase; this translates as MKKFPFPGIQQTTSAVLGLLFAFLLPLAVILVFFLSEINGRIAFSRQETAGLTYDQGASRVLEALIRQRLLMAYNLAENTTLQDPVLETELQHSVQALSSVNLQLGQQLRSTVAWEGFNSVWQNTQNQSEGSLLLRYTAQNVLVQELTGLISRVGDTSNLILDPELDSYYLMNGLINVLPALAHQRAEVVERAMQVTASKHILSSEESHLNARLQLVDDSYIHLWRSLDNALLARPQLGDALRILIQQNQKIQVLLQEKVQDNLLSKSDFNLRSQELYQMEKTALDAQFQLEHHMALQLQHLLDQRVQHLEHRRNLVLLLALIMVVFSGVGVRVVLGTLRRRQGLEANARLISSVFSTSGEAFFIADRKQGITGVNAAFQQITGYEGADVQGQPVLMLAQRAYENEVYQQLMQELMATGRWKGEVFFRRKNGHVYPVLLSVTVLTDHRGAMIGFVGSFSDITEKKEFEQSLLHLVHHDVLTGLPNRALFEDRTSQALALQQHRGGMLSVLFLNLDHFKQINESFGHATGDLILCEVAARLKQTLGQDATVARQGGDEFMLLLPEVPSWDHAGEMAQKILDVLASPYRVEDYEFALLGSIGISMFPRDGDDVKTLLKNADTAVSRAKAQGRNTFGFYTAEMNQVSLEKLRLEHDLRQAVARNELVLFYQPQVNVSTGQVVGVEALLRWQHPQLGMVSPAKFIPLAEETGLIVPIGAWVLREACAQSQKWQAWGFPPLKMSVNLSALQFKKQNVVQLVQSVLQETGLPAHLLDLEFTESLVMENTEYIIQVLQSLRDLGVQLSVDDFGTGYSSLSYLKRFPVNTVKIDRSFVQSVHHVREDAVLTRAIIALARSMNLKTVAEGVETIEQLNFLMQHNCDEVQGFYFSKPLPVFELEQLMHRQTHFEIASFEPLPQTASD
- the miaA gene encoding tRNA (adenosine(37)-N6)-dimethylallyltransferase MiaA — encoded protein: MKPIPVLLGPTASGKTALALEMARMFPIEIVSADAMLVYRSLDIGTAKPTQAELQAVPHHLIDIVDPQQEYDVARFVQDAEQAIADIQARNRIPLVVGGTGFYVKALQQGLPLTPRADEALQQQIWHELEHRGLDALLAEISAVNPAEAQRMQRNPRRVIRALEVQRRTGKFPGDFGYTTPRFQYRLFGLSPVFPDLEKRIALRVQQMFAAGLVHEVKSLLDVLSEDTGRRPTALQAIGYKEVLEGLSEGHSEAAMIEKITLATRQYAKRQLTWLKTQLHAECQSIDQVRPDLLAYLQEG
- a CDS encoding Hsp20/alpha crystallin family protein, with product MDELVLKRLGSLMKLREDIEVLSGTGRWTPSSDWLETDSHVILVMDLPGIDPESLEIQEDAEILTVAGKREDLEVPGTVIHHERPGTDFVREFQMPRDTMPGSAQARLRNGVLVISFEKSTKVINAE
- a CDS encoding carbohydrate kinase codes for the protein MALTEREQQLLSLLTDNPLLSPKELAERLKTTPSAIAVHLSNLTKKGVILGRGYIVRQESSVLVIGGANLDFKARSLNSPVMGSSNPGQTTSTFGGVGRNIAENLARLGVQVSLITMLGRDPSGERLKMHTQSAGVDLRLCFSSDTPTGTYNAALNPDGSLLIAISDMSIMQELSPDVLRQREQHIKNAPYLVLDANLRMDTLEYALKTARGKVVLEPVSVSKSLPLKGILGNAPLFALTPNLDELEALTGTRDLKLACKTLHSLNVEHVVVTLGEEGVYVSGPRSKLQLKAIPAKVQDVTGAGDAFLSGMLYALSHNEDLKAACEYGQAAAVLTLESPSTVNPELSVSSLESRKNDHLKP
- a CDS encoding GntR family transcriptional regulator, coding for MLQLRVDPHSGIPIYLQILSTIKDQIEHGVLRQGDTLPTVRQLATEHRIAPNTVMKAYSELQREGLIESRPGVGTVITAGGMVQQDLQLNSAIQNFKDATLRLRGIGMKRAALQDLLHDTYGPEDA